Part of the Kangiella geojedonensis genome is shown below.
TGATCAACAACTTTGGTATCAGTGAGTCTCGTTTAAGTTCTGTGGGTTATGGTGAAGAGCGTCCAATCGCTGACAACTCGACTTCTGAAGGTCGTGCACTTAACCGTCGTGCAGAAGCTCACGCTGAAACGATGAAGTAATAATAATTATTTTTAATTATTATGTGACAAAGCCCGGCTCTTGCCGGGCTTTGTTTTTTTAGGCAAATAAGCTACTATCAAAGAAAGCTAAAAATAAAATGCCACTAAATAACAGGAGTGTTGCCAATGCTAAAATCAGTCACTGTGCGGGACTATATGACTTCGGCCATGATTACTTTAAAGCCTGAAACCGATGTGGTTGAGGCCGCTCAAACTATGATGGAATATCGTCTAACAGGCGCTCCGGTACTTGATGACCACAATCGCTTAGTGGGTTTTCTCTCGGAGAAGGACTGCTTGCACACGGTATTGAGTGCTATATATCATGGAGACTTGGGCGATAGGGTCATGGATCGAATGAGTAAGGACGTTAGAACAGTTCATCCTGATGATAGTATTGCTGATGTAGCCGAAAAATACTTACAGGATAACTGTCGCATGTACCCCGTGGTCGAAAAAAGCCAGTTAGTAGGGATGATTTCTAGACAAAGTATACTTAAGGCCTTTCAACACTTCTCTTAGAGTGCTAGAGAAGCGGTAATGCATAAACTGCGTAAAAAAGAATCGTGAGAAGAGTAGCTAGAACTACTCTTCGATGATACTAACATCCAACCTGTGCTCATTATTTCTTAAGCGAGCACGTTTTTTGGCACAAGGCTTGTCACAGTCGCAAGCTTTCTCAATACCAAGAGCATCCAAACCGCCACAGCTTCCGCTGATACGTTTTTGCTGGAAAATATAGCCAATCGCCATAATGATAATGACTGCTATAAATAATGCAAAAGCTAATAAAAATGTGCTGTTCATCGTGTTGGATTTACTCTATTAAAACTGATTTTATGGCCCTTATTTTATCACAGGTATCTACTGTGTTAACAGGCTATAAATCAACCAAAGCTTTCCTCAAAACGGCAAAATTTAACTAATTTCTATAAATTCTCATGTAAATCAATTGCTTGTAATGATTTGGTTGGAGCGTGTGTGACTTGCTGTTTTAGTAATGTATTACCTTAATGAAGTATGTTTCGATAAAGGGATGATTAGGGGGTATGATTCTTCAGGCAATGCTAATCAGTTGCACTCTATCACTGCAAATAATAGTAGTGAACTTCAAGTGTGAAAGTTATGTAATTTGTTATATACAGGTGCCTATCTATAAAAAAGCCTACGACTATAAGGCTGGGTTATGGCCTATCTAATTGTCTAAAGTGACCTGTTGAAACTCTTTTGTTTGTTGGGTCGACAGCTCACTACCATCCTGGCTGATAAGAAAAACAGCAAGTTGATGAGTCTTAGCAAAGGATAGGGCGGCTTCCGCTCCCATGACGGTTAAAGCCGTAGCATAAGCATCAGCATACATATTCTGTGGGTGTATCACAGAGACTGAGGTGAGGTTATGAGTGACTGGATAACCGGTGTTAGGGTCAATGGTATGAGAAAACCGTTGACCATCGATCTCAAAGTAATTACGGTAGTCCCCAGACGTGGCTATTGAGCTATCTTTAAGGCCTACCACGAGCATTTTTTGCTGACTAATACTAACAGGCTTTTCTACAGCAACTCGCCACACAGAACCGCTAGGATTCTTTCCTTTGGTTTTAGTTTCGCCACCAATTTCAACCAGGTAATCTTCGACACCATGTTGCTCGACGATATTGGCCACTCGGTCAACGCCATACCCCTTAGCAATAGCAGAAAGATTGATTGTAATGCCGGGGTGCTCCTTTTGGATGCACTGATTATGGATATCGTAGGTTAATTTGTCAGTACCGACTTCAGTCATGAGTTGTGATACTTCCTCAGGGCTTGGCACCTTCTCTTCATATTCTTCAGCGTTGAAACCCCAGCGAGAAATTAATGGCCCTAGGGTGATATCAAAAGCACCACGGGTTTCTTCGTATATGTTTCTTGCGGCTAACAGCACTTCCCACGTTTTACTTGAAAACCTATAGCAGGAGCCGTCTTGAAGTTTATTGAAGCGGTTGATTTCACTATCGGGGATATAAGTCGACATCAGTTGATTAATATCTTTTAACTCGTCTTCAATGTCTTGGTATATCTCTTGGGGAGAAGCGTCGCCAGGCTTTACTATGACGCTATAAGTGGTGCCCATGGTATTGCCGGTAATTTTACTATATTGAGCTTCTTCAGCACATGATAAGCAAAGGGATAGTAGTATGACTAGTGTAAACAAACGCATAAAGACGAACCTATAATATTGGACCAAGCAACTAATAAAAATTGGGATACAAAAAAGGCGACCCTTAAGGTCGCCTATTTTAGAAGAGTTAGCTTTGATTAGCCACCAAAGTCATCGAGAAGGATGTTCTCGGGTTCAACGCCAAGATCTTCAAGCATCTTAATACAAGCTGCGTTCATCATCGGAGGTCCACACATGTAGAACTCACAATCTTCCGGAGCAGGGTGGTCTTTCAGGTAGTTTTCATACAATACGTTATGAATAAAACCTGTATAACCTTCCCAATTATCTTCTGGAAGCGGATCTGATAAAGCAACGTGCCAATCAAAGTTGTCATTTTCACGAGCAAGCATGTCGAAATCTTCTTCATAGAACATTTCTCGCTTGCTTCGAGCGCCATACCAGAATGTCATTTTACGGTCAGTTTTGATACGACGTAGTTGGTCAAAGATGTGAGAGCGCATTGGAGCCATGCCAGCACCACCACCGATGAAGACCATTTCTGCGTTAGTGTCTTTAGCGTAGAACTCACCGTAAGGACCAGAAATAGTGACTTTATCACCTTCTTTAAGGTTCCAGATATACGACGACATTTTACCAGCAGGAAGTGACATATCACGCGGTGGCGGCGTAGCGATACGCACGTTCAACATAATAATGCCTTCTTCTTCTGGGTAGTTTGCCATTGAGTAAGCGCGAATCACTTCCTCTTTTGACTCAGCTTCTACGTCAAACAGCTTAAATTGCTCCCAGTCAGGACGATACTCTTCTGGAATATCAAACTCACTGTACTTCAGTTTGTATGGAGGACACTCGATTTGAATGTAACCACCGGCACGAAATGGCACGCTTTCACCATCAGGGATACGTAAAACAAGTTCTTTAATAAACGTTGCTTTGTTATCGTTAGAAATAACTTCGCAGTCCCACTTTTTAGTACCAAATACTTCTTCCGGCACTTCAATTTTCATGTCTTGTTTTACAGCAACCTGACATGATAAACGATAGCCTTCAGCCGCTTCACGTTTAGTGATGTGGCCTTCTTCAGTTGGAAGAATAGAGCCACCACCATCGGTCACTTTACAGATACACTGACCACAAGTACCACCACCACCACAGGCTGATGATACGAAGATACCGTTATTGGCTAGTGCTCCTAAAAGCTTACCGCCAGCTTCAGTGGTAATTGACTTATCAGCGTCATCGTTGATGTTAATTGTAACGTCACCAGTAGCTACTAGTTGCTTGCGAGCAAATAGAATAATCATCACAAGCGCAAGAATCACTACGGTAAATAAGGCAACGCCTAGAATAATCTCAGTCATTAGTTGTTTCCTTATAAATTACAATTTGATACCAGAGAACGACATGAAACCGATAGCCATCAGTCCGACTGTGATGAAGGTAATACCTAAACCACGAAGACCATCAGGAACGTCGGAATACTTCATTTTCTCACGAATACCAGCCAATGCAGCGATTGCTAGCGCCCAACCAAAACCTGAACCTAGGCCAAAGACCACCGACTCAGGGAAGTTGTAATCACGCTCTACCATGAATAGCGAGCCACCCATGATGGCGCAGTTAACGGTAATCAGTGGCAAGAAAATACCCAGTGATTGATACAAAGCAGGGAAGAACTTATCGAGAGTCATCTCTAATATTTGTACCAAGGCAGCAATAACACCGATATAGACAATCAAGCCTAAGAAGCTTAGGTCGGCTTCTGGGAAACCTGCCCATGCCAAAGCACCGTCTGCTAATAAATAGTGAACTAACAAATTGTTCACTGGAACGGTAATGGTTTGTACGATGATAACCGCAATACCCAGACCAATCGATGTTTGAACTTTCTTGGATACCGCTAAGAAAGTACACATTCCCAGAAGGAATGCTAATGCCATGTTTTCGACGAAAACAGAGCGAATAAATAATGATAAATAATGTTCCATTATTCTTTATCCTCCACTTGGTCTTTTTTCCAAGCACGTAATGCCCAGATTAGGAAACCAATAATAAAGAATGAACTTGCTGGAAGAACCAACATACCGTTTGTCTCGTACCAACCGCCATTTGCAGTAGTAGGCAAGATTGTATAGCCAAGTAGCTCACCTGAGCCGAATAGCTCACGGATAATACCGACGACAATCAACAGAACCGAGTAACCCAGACCGTTACCTAAACCGTCAAGGAAGCTCATAAAAGGTCCATTCTTCATGGCATAAGCTTCGGCACGACCCATCACGATACAGTTGGTAATGATAAGGCCGACGAAAACCGAAAGTTGCTTAGAAACTTCATAAGCATAAGCCTTCAGAACTTGGTCAACCAAGATTACCAACGACGCAATAATGGTCATTTGTACAATAATACGGATGCTAGAAGGAATCTGCTTACGAATCATACTGATCAGCATGTTCGATAGCGCAACAACCGTGGTAAGAGCTAAGCTCATCACCAAAGCTGTTTCCAGCTTACTGGTAACCGCAAGTGCTGAACAGATACCCAGTACCTGTAGAGCAATCGGGTTATTATTGAAAATCGGTGAAAATAAGACCGATTTGGCTTCTTGTTTATCAAATGCCATCTTAAATTTCTCCCGCTCTTACTCGTTCTAAGAATGGGCCAAAGCCATCCTCGCCCAACCAATAAACAAGGGTGTTTTCAACACCGTTACTGGTTAGTGTTGCGCCTGAAAGGCCATCAACTTGGTGTTCGTTTTGAGCAGAACCTTTGACTAACTTAATCACTGGTTCGCCTTGCTCGTTTAGAACTTCTTTGCCGGGCCAGATTGCGCGCCATGTTGGGTTCTCGATCTCACCACCCAAACCAGCTGTTTCACCATGCTCGTAGTATTTAAAACCTACCACTGTTGTGGTGTCAGGTTTTAATGCCAAGAAGCCGTACATGGTTGACCATAGGCCATAGCCGTGTACTGGCAGAATGATAGTTTCTAAAGTTTGGCCATCACGAACTAAGTAAACGTTAGCTAACGTAGAGCGCTTTTTAATGCTAGCAACATCTTCTTTACCTTCTAACACCTTATTGGTTTCAGGGTCTTTAGCAAACTTACGCTGATTAAAGTCTTTTGGTGGCTCGACGAACTCACCAGTGGATAAATCAACCACTTTAGTCTCGACTTGTTTGAACAGCTCATCAATCTCAGACTGAGTGCCACCTTGCTCAAGTAAACCTGCCGCAATCAAGATGTTACGCTTGCGGTCGAGCTCCTTATTAAGCTCCTGTTGCGGTTTCAGCTGAATTGCAGCAAAAGAGACTACAACCGAGCAAACTAAGCTCAAGACAACTGCAACAACAATCGTTTTGATAGGACTTTCTTTCTTAGACATTACGACGAGTCCTCCGTTTGATGTTCGCTTGTACCACGAAGTGGTCAATAAGCGGTGCAAACAAGTTAGCGAATAGAATTGCTAGCATCATTCCCTCTGGGAATGCTGGGTTGACCACACGAATCATTACAGCCATAAAGCCGATAAGGGCACCAAAGATCCACTTACCTTTATTGGTCAATGCGGCTGACACTGGGTCGGTTGCCATGAAGAACATACCGAAGGCGAAGCCACCTGTGACTAGGTGCCAGTACCAAGGCATCGCAAACATTGCATTCGATTCGCTACCAATACCGTTCAAGATATAGCTGGTTGCGATCATGCCTAATAGAACACCCAGTACGATGCGCCATGAGGCGATTCGCATATAGATGATGAACAAACCACCGATGATGATCATTAGGGTTGAAACTTCACCAATAGAACCTGGAATACGACCCATGAATGCGTCCCACCAGTTAGTATTGATGCTGTAATCAGTGATAGAGCCTGCTGCCGCTGCAGCTAGAGGCGTTGCACCAGAGAAACTATCGACCGCAGCCCAAACGGTTTCACCTGAGATGTCTGCTGGGTAAGCGAAGAATAGGAAGGCACGGCCTGCTAGTGCTGGGTTCATGAAGTTCTTACCAGTACCACCGAAGATTTCTTTTGCGACAACCACACCGAAAGAAATACCGATAGCCACTTGCCACAATGGAATTTTGGCCGGCAGGATCAAAGCGAAAAGGATCGAAGTGACGAAGAACCCTTCGTTGATCTCATGACCACGCACTGTAGCAAATAAGACTTCCCAGAAACCACCGACAATAAAGGTCACGGCGTAAATAGGAATAAAGAAACATGCACCATAGAACATCAGGCCAAAAATACCCGTCTCAGGCGTTATAACTCCTCCAAAGAACTGGAAAAAGTCAACCTGCCACATATCGGGTAGGCTCATGCCTGCCTGAAGCGCTGCTTGTGCTTGGTAACCGACGTTCCACATACCCCAGAACATGGCAGGGAAAGTAGCGAACCACACCATGATCATAATACGTTTTAAGTCGATATTATCTCTTACGTGAGTCGCGCCCTTAGTGACGTGACCCGGCGTGTAGAAAATAGTCGCCGCCGCTTCGTAAAGTGCGTACCACTTTTCCCACTTGCCGCCTTTTTCAAAATGCGGCTCTATTTTCTCAATAAAATTCTTTAAACCCATCTTAGCCATCCTTCTCAATCTTAGTCAGATTTTCGCGGAGAATTGAGCCATGCTCGTATTTGCCTGGGCAAACGAAGGTACACAATGCTAAATCTTCTTCATCTAATTCTAGACAGCCAAGCGCTTGTGCAGTATCAGTGTCGCCACTGACCAGAGCACGAATAAGCTGTGTTGGTAAGATGTCTAGTGGAAGAACACGTTCATAGTTACCGATCGGCATAATGGCTCGTGGCGAACCGCCAGTAGACGTGTTCATTTTGAATTTTTTGCTTGGGAATATATGCCCTAGGAAAGCGCGAGTTACAGAGAACTTGTTGCTTCCTGGCATTGCCCAACCGAAGAACTCTTTCTCACGGCCTTCTGGGATAACAGTAATTTGATTGTGGTAACGACCGACAAAGGCTCGTGACTCAACAGCGTTAACACCATTCAATACTGACCCTGAGATTTGGCGGTTGTCGTTGTCGTTAACTTCATTGTTTAACAACTCATCGACATTAGCACCTAGACGTGTGCGTACTAAGCGAGGGTTTTTAACTTCTTCGCCCGTTAATGCAATGATACGCTCAACAAAAAGCTCACCATCAGTAAACAAGCGACCAAGCGCGATAACATCCTGATACCCCATGTGCCAAACCACATTGTCAGATGACGCTGGGCTTAAATGATGGATGTGAGTACCGACAAGGCCTGCTGGGTGTGGGCCTGAGAATGACTCATAGCTGACTTTAGCGTTGGTAGACTTTTCTATTTGAGAGCCTCCCTTAGTCGCTACAAAAACTTTCTCACCCGCTAGCTGTGCAAGGATATCTAGCCCGTGATTAAAGTCAGCATTGTATTCTTTAATGGCTACCTCAGGATCGCCCGCTAACGGGTTAGTGTCCATGGCGCTAATCACGATAGTCTTAGCGGTAGAATCAATGGCTGGAACTTTGGAGTAAGGGCGAGTACGCAAACCAGTCCACATGCCAGACTCAACCATTTGATCAACAATGGCCTGACGGTCTAGATTGGTTAACTGATCCGCTGAATATTTATTAAAAGATACCGCTTCTTCTTGATCTGCAATCTCGACCACAACGGAAAGCAGTTTACGCTTTGCCCCGCGGTTAACCGCGGAAATGGTGCCTGAAGCAGGAGCTGTATATTTTACCCCGGGAGTTTTCTTGTCTTCGAAGATGATCTGGCCTTTTTTTACCTGATCCCCAACTTGCACATGCATGGTGGGTTTCATGCCAACATAATCTTCGCCTAAGATGGCGACGGTTTTGACCGTAGCACCAGTTGAGATTGTTTGCTCTGGCTTTCCATCTAATGGAAGATCCAGGCCTTTTTTAATCTTAATCATAGGTCGCTACTTAACTATTACCTGATGGTTGTCACTTCAATAATTGCAACGTCTGAACTGACCAAAAACAAAAAACCTGGTGTACAGTCACCTGTAACCAGTCTAATCTATTGTTTTATGGTCTATTTTCATTACAATCGCTCAACATTAAGGTCAAAAATTGTTCAATGACCTCAAACGGCGCGTATTATACTTGGATCAACACGGTAAGATCCATGGTTTTTGGGATAAAACCCATGATTGAACTGAAAATCCTTAATTCTTAAGCATCAATGCTTGTGTTAAAGCCAAGGCTCGGTTAATATTTGCGCCCTTTTGAGAAAAAGGCGGGTTTCTTATTGTCCGAAGCTTCTTCTTTACTTAGTGATTATTTTCAGTAATGGGTGAGAGGCGACAATATTAAGCTCAACAGTCATATATAAAGAGGTGTGATGTGCGTAAAACCTTGATCGCAGGAAATTGGAAGATGCACGGTAACTTAGCGTCCATTGAGAGCTTAGTTAACGGTATTAAGCGTCAATTAGATAGTAATTGGCAAAGCGATGTTTTGGTTTGCCCACCATCCTTATATATCGACAAAACGATTCAGTTGGCTCAAGACAGCAAGATTTCAGTCGGTGGACAAAACCTATCTGAACAAGAGCAAGGGGCTTTCACCGGGGAAATTAGTGGCGATATGCTGAAAGATTTGGGGGCGAACTATGTGTTAGTTGGTCACTCAGAGCGTCGTAGCCTGTATAATGAATCGAATGCCTTAGTGGCTGAAAAGTTTGCTAAAGCCCTAGAAAAAGGTCTGGTACCGGTTTTATGTGTTGGTGAAACCCTTGAACAACGCGAAAATGGCACCACTATGGAAGTAGTTAAGGGCCAAATCGACGCCGTTTTAGACTTTTATCAAGATAAAACAACGGGTTTAGAAAAGTTAGGACAAGGTGTTATCGCTTACGAACCCGTATGGGCCATCGGCACAGGCGTAACCGCAAGTCCTGAGCAAGCGCAAGAAACGCACGCTGAGATAAGACGCTACCTTTCAACAATGAATCAAAGCGTTGCGGAAAAAGTTCAGATTTTATATGGCGGTAGTATGAAGGCTGCAAATGCTGGAGAACTACTGGCGCAGAAAGACATTGATGGTGGCTTAATCGGGGGCGCATCCCTGAAAGCCGATGAATTTATAGCAATTTGCAAAATTGCTGGTTAACAGCAGATAAGACGAGCAGGTTAAGAGTATGGAATTATTTTTAATGATCAGTCTGTTAGTAGTAGCACTACTATTGATTGGTATTATATTGATCCAACAAGGTAAAGGTGCAGAGATGGGAGCCTCTTTCGGTTCTGGCGCCTCTAATACGTTGTTTGGTGCACCGGGTTCAGGTAACTTCTTGACTCGATCAACGACAATTCTAGCAATTGTATTTTTCGCAATTGCTTTAGCTATCGGTGCTGT
Proteins encoded:
- a CDS encoding CBS domain-containing protein, whose protein sequence is MLKSVTVRDYMTSAMITLKPETDVVEAAQTMMEYRLTGAPVLDDHNRLVGFLSEKDCLHTVLSAIYHGDLGDRVMDRMSKDVRTVHPDDSIADVAEKYLQDNCRMYPVVEKSQLVGMISRQSILKAFQHFS
- the nqrM gene encoding (Na+)-NQR maturation NqrM — encoded protein: MNSTFLLAFALFIAVIIIMAIGYIFQQKRISGSCGGLDALGIEKACDCDKPCAKKRARLRNNEHRLDVSIIEE
- a CDS encoding FAD:protein FMN transferase, with amino-acid sequence MRLFTLVILLSLCLSCAEEAQYSKITGNTMGTTYSVIVKPGDASPQEIYQDIEDELKDINQLMSTYIPDSEINRFNKLQDGSCYRFSSKTWEVLLAARNIYEETRGAFDITLGPLISRWGFNAEEYEEKVPSPEEVSQLMTEVGTDKLTYDIHNQCIQKEHPGITINLSAIAKGYGVDRVANIVEQHGVEDYLVEIGGETKTKGKNPSGSVWRVAVEKPVSISQQKMLVVGLKDSSIATSGDYRNYFEIDGQRFSHTIDPNTGYPVTHNLTSVSVIHPQNMYADAYATALTVMGAEAALSFAKTHQLAVFLISQDGSELSTQQTKEFQQVTLDN
- the nqrF gene encoding NADH:ubiquinone reductase (Na(+)-transporting) subunit F; translated protein: MTEIILGVALFTVVILALVMIILFARKQLVATGDVTININDDADKSITTEAGGKLLGALANNGIFVSSACGGGGTCGQCICKVTDGGGSILPTEEGHITKREAAEGYRLSCQVAVKQDMKIEVPEEVFGTKKWDCEVISNDNKATFIKELVLRIPDGESVPFRAGGYIQIECPPYKLKYSEFDIPEEYRPDWEQFKLFDVEAESKEEVIRAYSMANYPEEEGIIMLNVRIATPPPRDMSLPAGKMSSYIWNLKEGDKVTISGPYGEFYAKDTNAEMVFIGGGAGMAPMRSHIFDQLRRIKTDRKMTFWYGARSKREMFYEEDFDMLARENDNFDWHVALSDPLPEDNWEGYTGFIHNVLYENYLKDHPAPEDCEFYMCGPPMMNAACIKMLEDLGVEPENILLDDFGG
- the nqrE gene encoding NADH:ubiquinone reductase (Na(+)-transporting) subunit E, whose protein sequence is MEHYLSLFIRSVFVENMALAFLLGMCTFLAVSKKVQTSIGLGIAVIIVQTITVPVNNLLVHYLLADGALAWAGFPEADLSFLGLIVYIGVIAALVQILEMTLDKFFPALYQSLGIFLPLITVNCAIMGGSLFMVERDYNFPESVVFGLGSGFGWALAIAALAGIREKMKYSDVPDGLRGLGITFITVGLMAIGFMSFSGIKL
- a CDS encoding NADH:ubiquinone reductase (Na(+)-transporting) subunit D gives rise to the protein MAFDKQEAKSVLFSPIFNNNPIALQVLGICSALAVTSKLETALVMSLALTTVVALSNMLISMIRKQIPSSIRIIVQMTIIASLVILVDQVLKAYAYEVSKQLSVFVGLIITNCIVMGRAEAYAMKNGPFMSFLDGLGNGLGYSVLLIVVGIIRELFGSGELLGYTILPTTANGGWYETNGMLVLPASSFFIIGFLIWALRAWKKDQVEDKE
- a CDS encoding Na(+)-translocating NADH-quinone reductase subunit C, with amino-acid sequence MSKKESPIKTIVVAVVLSLVCSVVVSFAAIQLKPQQELNKELDRKRNILIAAGLLEQGGTQSEIDELFKQVETKVVDLSTGEFVEPPKDFNQRKFAKDPETNKVLEGKEDVASIKKRSTLANVYLVRDGQTLETIILPVHGYGLWSTMYGFLALKPDTTTVVGFKYYEHGETAGLGGEIENPTWRAIWPGKEVLNEQGEPVIKLVKGSAQNEHQVDGLSGATLTSNGVENTLVYWLGEDGFGPFLERVRAGEI
- a CDS encoding NADH:ubiquinone reductase (Na(+)-transporting) subunit B, whose translation is MGLKNFIEKIEPHFEKGGKWEKWYALYEAAATIFYTPGHVTKGATHVRDNIDLKRIMIMVWFATFPAMFWGMWNVGYQAQAALQAGMSLPDMWQVDFFQFFGGVITPETGIFGLMFYGACFFIPIYAVTFIVGGFWEVLFATVRGHEINEGFFVTSILFALILPAKIPLWQVAIGISFGVVVAKEIFGGTGKNFMNPALAGRAFLFFAYPADISGETVWAAVDSFSGATPLAAAAAGSITDYSINTNWWDAFMGRIPGSIGEVSTLMIIIGGLFIIYMRIASWRIVLGVLLGMIATSYILNGIGSESNAMFAMPWYWHLVTGGFAFGMFFMATDPVSAALTNKGKWIFGALIGFMAVMIRVVNPAFPEGMMLAILFANLFAPLIDHFVVQANIKRRTRRNV
- a CDS encoding Na(+)-translocating NADH-quinone reductase subunit A, which translates into the protein MIKIKKGLDLPLDGKPEQTISTGATVKTVAILGEDYVGMKPTMHVQVGDQVKKGQIIFEDKKTPGVKYTAPASGTISAVNRGAKRKLLSVVVEIADQEEAVSFNKYSADQLTNLDRQAIVDQMVESGMWTGLRTRPYSKVPAIDSTAKTIVISAMDTNPLAGDPEVAIKEYNADFNHGLDILAQLAGEKVFVATKGGSQIEKSTNAKVSYESFSGPHPAGLVGTHIHHLSPASSDNVVWHMGYQDVIALGRLFTDGELFVERIIALTGEEVKNPRLVRTRLGANVDELLNNEVNDNDNRQISGSVLNGVNAVESRAFVGRYHNQITVIPEGREKEFFGWAMPGSNKFSVTRAFLGHIFPSKKFKMNTSTGGSPRAIMPIGNYERVLPLDILPTQLIRALVSGDTDTAQALGCLELDEEDLALCTFVCPGKYEHGSILRENLTKIEKDG
- the tpiA gene encoding triose-phosphate isomerase, with protein sequence MRKTLIAGNWKMHGNLASIESLVNGIKRQLDSNWQSDVLVCPPSLYIDKTIQLAQDSKISVGGQNLSEQEQGAFTGEISGDMLKDLGANYVLVGHSERRSLYNESNALVAEKFAKALEKGLVPVLCVGETLEQRENGTTMEVVKGQIDAVLDFYQDKTTGLEKLGQGVIAYEPVWAIGTGVTASPEQAQETHAEIRRYLSTMNQSVAEKVQILYGGSMKAANAGELLAQKDIDGGLIGGASLKADEFIAICKIAG